One Zymoseptoria tritici IPO323 chromosome 5, whole genome shotgun sequence genomic window, GGAGGACCAGCGGAAACGGGACTTGGAGGACTGGATGGACGGGCTCAACATCGACATGGTTGTGTTTCCTGCGAATGGGGATGTTGGAAAAGCGGATGTTGATACGAATGATGAGAGCGCACGGCATGCTCTTCAAAATGGTGTGAGGTATAGTAATGGCAATCGAGCGATTCGGCATATGGGTGTGCCGACGGTGAGTGTTACTATGGGTTCGATGGAGACGACCAAGATACCTGTGAACTTGACGTTTGCGGGGAGACATGGGAGTGATGTGGAGTTGTTGGGGTATGCGTGGGAGTTTGAGcagaggacgaagaggaggattgcGCCGCCTGTGACGCCTGCGCTCGGTGATGATAGCAGTGTTCGCTCGGCTGTCGGTGGTCTGAACGAGGTCGGGGAGCTGGACTTGCAGATCAAGGTTGCTGAGCGAGTTGGTGAGGATGAAGTACGACTGACAGGGACTGTGCAGTCTTCCGAAGATGTCGAGCTGGAAGTCTTCGTCGATGGAAAAGCTGTTGCAGCTTCGCAGATTGAGTCGGTAGATGGAAAGTGGTCGGTACAAGCGCAGTTCACCCCCTTCGAGCCACCGGTACCGCTGTACGGCGGAGTCGGTGAGGTGGTCGGGAATGTCGTCGTGGTCGTACTGGCAAGGTCTGCAGGAAAGGTGCTCGGAAAGCTGGTGATGCTCGATCAGAAGAAGACTTCACAGAACGTCTAGCGCAGGACCAGATCAAGAAGGAAGGCAGTCTAGTACCAGTCATGTTATCATtgcgagggagggagggaaaGAACCCAGTGAAGCGGAAGCGTGAAACAGTCGTCACCGTTGAAGAAGCCGAGAGGTACATGGCAAGAACAGAAAATTGTCTATCCCAATTTCAACACCATCGCTAAAAACCATCAGTCGCTCACTCACGATCGAtgccgcggaagaagaaACCAAGTAAACTCGACATCGCTCGACGCTCAACGCCCATTCCAAAATCGATGAGATCAAAGAAGCTTGTACCAAGAAGCAGAAAACAGTACTCCGAAATGAGCTCATGGCgacaccacctccatcatCAGCTCCCCTCAATAAGACCCACCACCGGGTTGAAGTTCTGCCAATCGCAAGCCGTTGAGATCTTGACTTGACCCTTACCAGTCGCCACGACTTTACCCTGGCGCATGATGGAGATTTCGGGAGCGACGCCATAGTTGGACACGAACGGCGGGAATGGCACCATGCCCATACCCGGCGTCTTGCCGTCGGCGTTGAAGGTCCAGTATTGGTTGCTACCGATGGACATGGAGATGGTGGAAGCCGACTTGACCAATGCGAAAGCGAAAACGGCGTCTTGCGCAAAGTCCTTGTTGCGGATGGCAGTCGACGAACCGCCGGTGCAGATGGTATCTTTGGGATGTACGCGGTACCAGTAGATGACCTGATCTTCAGTGACGGGCGGCGGGCTGCCGGTCTTCCACCAGGAGATGTAGTACTTTGCGATGAGGCGCCATGGAGCGTGATCCTGACCGTAGACATAAGCGCCCATCTCGCCGAGGACGACGTAGTCTTTGGCGTTGACGTCCTGAGAAGGAAGGTCGCGGATGTAGTGAGACTCGCAAAAGTCGTTCCAGGTGAGGATCTCGATGATGTCGGGTTGAACCTCGTCGTTGCTGGTGATTTGCTTGAAGCGGTTGGGGAACAGCATGTCACTGTACGCCACCCAGGCGTCGAGAGGGTTGCCATTGTTCAGATCCTTGTACTGCCACGGGGACATGGCTACACAGAGCATTGTTAGCCACTTGTTCACATGTGAGACATATATCCCTTGCGCCTGAACTCACCCATGATGTAAGGTCCTGTTTTGCCAGCATTCTTCAGGGCGGATTGGAACGCTTGATCAGGGGAGGCGGTTATGTTCGCCTCGACATCGAGTGGCCAGGCCTGCCAGTTGAAGTAGCCGTCGATGGCAGGGTAGTCGGAGATGAGCTTGGCGGCCGAGGATTGTGCATTGGTCTGCGCAGCGGTCGAGTACTTGGTGAGAGCTGGCGCAAGGGTGATGGGGTTCTTCCAGTACGCCATTTTGTCTTTGAGACCTTGGAAGAATTGATTGCCGTAATGCTCGATGTTGTCGCCTCCATAGGTGGACACGAGGAGGTTGTTGTTCCAGCGGTAAGCAGCGGGGCTCGaggcgtgtttggtgatcaTGTCTTGCATGAAGGTCTGGTTCCAGTAGTGGTTGCAGATGGTCCAGCTCATGTCGAAGGAGTACATCAGCTTGAAGCCCTTGTTCTCGGCCGCGGTGAAGGCATCGTCAATCCTATCGACGGACCAATTCTCGTTGGCCTGGCAGTTAGGCGGAGTCCAATTGAGAGCGAAGCCGTCGATGCCGACCTCCTGCGCAGAGGCAATGTCTTTTTCCCATTGGTCGACGTCGTATGCGAAGCTGTTCATGACCATGAAGTGAGCAAAGACGGTCGAAGCCGACGCTGTCCGGACCGCGGTCGCCGCAAGCAATGCCacgaagaaggcgagcaTGGTGAATGTCGGTGATGATGTTGTTTTATTCTGTGTTTCTTTTCTGTTGTTGATTGTTGTATTCTGTCGATCTGTTGATGCTGCTGTCACGTGTTGCTAGGTGGATGAGAAAATGAAGTCTTTCGCTGCTTGTGATTGTGTTCGATAAGAGTGAAGTCGATGATGCTGCACTTGCTGGAGGAGGGTATCGAGTCGACGATGTGGTAATGAATGGACTGCTGCGAGAGCGTTTAAAAGGAGTGACTTTGGATGTTTGCAAATGAGTGTGATATAGCACCAGGCCAGAACCTCTCAAAGGTGTGTGTGTGCGTGTGTGCGTGTGTGCGttgtcgacgacgatgcaGCAAGCGTGCAGACGTAGAGTAGGGAGGACAATGaagggagagaggagagcgaggagacAGGAGGTGTGCACGACGCTGGTACTTGAGATTGAGATTCCCAAGACTTGGAACTGCCACGCCGCAGGACACACCCATGGAAGATGGAGGATTCGAGGCGGGACTCCACTCTCCGAACAGAGGCAGCCGTTGTGGAGCGCCGCTGATgttgagagagagagagagatgaaTGGTAGCCGCCGAGACCAGGGGCGGGCGCGTCCTTGGCGAGGTGCGCACAACACACGACACGACAATAATGTGTGGTCCGGATAAAGGAATGCAAGGACCCAGCGCGGGTTGGCTTGATTCTCACAACAGCGGAGAGCAAGAGATGCAAGAGAGATGCAAGAGATGTTCATGCAGGAACCCGTCGCTCGGCGGATCCTCCCGGTTTCAGGCAAAGTACGGCAAGGATTATTTTGACGCCCACTTGCAAACATGTAATAAGAATCGGAAGCCATGCAATTTGGGATTCATGCGGCTGGGCAATGCGGCGTGCGACCAATCTTCCTGCACGTTATGCGCCTCTTCATTCGTCGACCGAGGTTCCAGACCCCGGCAGCCCATGTGAGTCCAGTATGCGAACCAGGAAGTCATTTCATCTACAGATCCTTCTTCAAGGCACAGTGGTGGAGCGGTATGCTTAGCTAACAAGGGCGCGAACACACCCTATCGTCAACCGAACATCGCCATGCAAGgtgtcatcctcctcccacgcCGCCTCATCTATTGTCCGCAGTAAACAGGAGGAGAGCCAAACTGTGCCGGATCCACAGCCCGGCCAGACCACAGGCGGTCTGCATCGCCAGAATCTCCAAGGCCAACCTGTCCTCGCGGAGTGGACCCCTCCAGACCAGCCACAGGTTCAAGATGGTAAAGTTGCTCGTTTCAAGTACCCTTCCCGTCGTCGCATCCACCTTGACCCGCAGCAGTTTGAGGGTGTGCAGAATCTTCAGCACTTCACCGACAATCGGCCGCAGTGGTTTCGTGTCGAACGTCGCAACCGAAGCTTCCAGCAGCCCGGTCCGCGCATTGAAACGTGGCATTCTGTGACGCGGACACGGGACCAGAGCAAACAGCTGCGGTGCCGAGTACACAAAGTTGAAGATCTGGGGGATGAGCAGGAGGAGCAAGGTCTTGCTGAAGTGTCCCAGGATGCCCACCACGGCGAACAGCATGCCTGCGAAATAGCAGTATGTGTCTCCGACGAACACCTGTGCAGGGAACCAGTTGTGCCGCAGCAGCGCAAGCGAGACTCCGATGAACGGCAGCAGCAGGTAGATGCTGAACAGATGTGACTCCGCTGCGGGATGCGGTTGCTGTACCGTCGGTAGTAGGTACAACGCATCGTTCAAAGCAATCAAAGATGCAATCACCAAAGACTGACCGACTTCGATCCCGTTCACCCCTGCTAGGATGTTGATGCTGTTGGGACAGAATATCGCAATGGCTGCCATGTAAGCGTAGTACAACCCACCGAGGTCGATGAGCTCCCCCAGATACCCACGCAGTGGGAGGGGAACCACGACATGCGTGATTCCAAAGTCCACATAGTACAGACCGAGCATGGGCAGGACCGCAAATGCCGGGATGAAGAACTTGTGTCTCCATCGCATGTCAAAAGAATCGTCCAGGAAGCCGAGGATGATCGTAGATGCCAGCGTTCCGTATGCGAAACCATAGGAGGCGAGCTGTTTTCGGGGCGGTTAGCGGACGTGACACGGCAGGATGCGGGTAAGTCGCCTTGCCTTTCTCAGGGGGAAGCGGTGGAGAAATCGGCCTGTCTCGAGCTGCTGTGCCTCCAATATCGCATCCATGTTTCCCGCCGCAGACGTCACCTGGATCATGTCTCGCTTGAAGGCAAACGGCAGGAAAttgatgatggcgaggaggtagacCAAGGCGCTGATCAGTCCCATCAACTCCGGTCTGCAGTTGTTGTCAGCAGGTGCATTTATTGATTGGCATGGCAGCAGTCGGTGTGTTTCATTCTTACAATTCAATGGGATTCTTCTTGGAGAGATCTTTTCCCTTGTAGCCTCGCTTGAGGAAGACATCGCCCGTCCATCGTATTACCGCGTAGGAAAATGCAAATGCAAGACCACTGATGGCGAGTGACGCGTAAAGAGGCTCGCCATCACTTTGCCAAGcgttgatgaggatggcgatGCAAGCGACGGACAGAATCCCCAATGAATACACTTCTGTGCCGCTCAGGGGCTGCATGGCTGACCGTCACCGAGAAGAGTCGTGGATGAGATGGCGATGCATCATTTCTTTATGATAGACGATCGTCGGTTAAATCACAGAAAGACAGCTGGCTTGGGTCAACCGAATGGGGCAACGCTAGTCCCATCGCGGGCCGTCCCGAGATCCACTTCCTGTCCACTCACAATCGAGTTCCACAGACGACATCCTTCTCAAACACAGACGTCGCACACAAGGTCAATCTTCGTCGCAAGGTCCAGCTCGAGCGTCAAACGTGGTCGGTGGAACGGACAATGCAGTGAGCTCAACACCTCCGTGCGACTGCTCACGATGGACGGATGGCAGCCAATGATTGAGAAGTGCAGAGTAGCAGACCATTGAAAGATCCTGGTATACAGCAGCAACAAGAAATGACCTCCAACAATGGCTTCCATCGCTTCTCGCATGGCCACCAAGACCTGCT contains:
- the Mg77997 gene encoding UDP-N-acetylglucosamine:dolichyl phosphate N-acetylglucosamine-1-phosphate transferase-like protein (UDP-N-acetylglucosamine:dolichyl phosphate N-acetylglucosamine-1-phosphate transferase belongs to Glycosyl transferase, family 4), which produces MQPLSGTEVYSLGILSVACIAILINAWQSDGEPLYASLAISGLAFAFSYAVIRWTGDVFLKRGYKGKDLSKKNPIELPELMGLISALVYLLAIINFLPFAFKRDMIQVTSAAGNMDAILEAQQLETGRFLHRFPLRKARRLTRILPCHLASYGFAYGTLASTIILGFLDDSFDMRWRHKFFIPAFAVLPMLGLYYVDFGITHVVVPLPLRGYLGELIDLGGLYYAYMAAIAIFCPNSINILAGVNGIEVGQSLVIASLIALNDALYLLPTVQQPHPAAESHLFSIYLLLPFIGVSLALLRHNWFPAQVFVGDTYCYFAGMLFAVVGILGHFSKTLLLLLIPQIFNFVYSAPQLFALVPCPRHRMPRFNARTGLLEASVATFDTKPLRPIVGEVLKILHTLKLLRVKVDATTGRVLETSNFTILNLWLVWRGPLREDRLALEILAMQTACGLAGLWIRHSLALLLFTADNR